The nucleotide window TTGCAAGATAAGCTAGGGTTTGAAACGATTAAATCTAACTCAACTCTACTCCTACGTCAGTTAACCCTTCCCGTCTTTCAACAAAAACAATTAATCGGTTATCTTCAAATTGCCGCTTCTCTAACCCCTGTAGAAGAGAGTTTATGGTCATTGAGAGTGTTTTTAATCTTGGGTGTCCCCATTGTTTTAGGCGTTATTGCTCTTACCGGTTGGATTCTAGGAGCGATCGCCATGCAACCCATTCGTCAAGCTTACGAACAATTACAACGTTTTACGGCGGATGCTTCCCACGAATTACGCAATCCTCTAGCAGCGATTCGGAATAATGCTCAGTTTGGATTACTTGAACCCATTGACCCTCATCAACAACAAACTTCTCTAGAAAACATTGACCAGATTGCCCAATCAATGGGAATTTTGGTGAGTAATTTGTTATTTTTAGCCAGAAATGAAGGAAAATTAGACCCCAAAGCCCTTAGTTTAGTTGATTTAGAGAGTTGGCTTCAGCCAATCATCGAAGAATACACCCATCAGGCAGAAGCTAAAGGTTTATCCTTGACTTACCAATTGCCACAGACAAGGGTGATGTTAAAGATTAATCCTGATTTAATGCGACAAGCGATCGCCAATCTTCTCAGTAATGCTTGTCGTTATACCCCATCGGGAGGCACAGTAAGCTTAAACGTTGATGTACAAACTGGTTGGGTAATTTTAGAAGTGAGAGATAGTGGAATAGGTATCCCAGAACCCGAATTATCACGGATTTTTGAGCGATTTTATCGAGTTGATCCGGTTCGCTCCCGTCAGACTGGAGGGTTTGGGTTAGGACTGGCGATCGCACAGCAAATTGTTCAAGCTCATGGAGGAGAAATTACCGCTACCAGTCGTTTAGAACAAGGGTCTACTTTTCAAATTAAACTCCCTTTGAGTTAGGCTGTTACTTTCTTGTTACTTTTGTCTGGCAATCTAAATAATAGGCAATTTAAATTTAGATCCCATTGGAGTTGTCACCCATGAATTTCAAATCTACAGGTATTATCCTGACTACCTTAGCTACATTAGCTATCCCTATGGCGGTACAAGCTCAAAAAGCACAAACCCCCATCGGAAACTTGCCTAATTCTCGCTTGATGAGTATCTCTGGAGAAGTGACCCAGTTATTCCATGACGAGTTTCTTCTCAATGATGGGACAGGACAAATTATAGTTGAAGCAGAACCTCAATGGGGTCAACCGATGAACCTATCTGTCGGAGAACAAGTGACTGTAGTTGGTCGCTATGACGATAATGAGTTTGAAGCTTTTAGTATTACTAATAGCCAGGGTCAAACTATTCAAATTCATGATGATTAAATTTTTCGAGGTTGTATAAATTACAATTGTTTTTATCCCCCGAATTTTTATGAAAGATAAACCCTTAAATAGTGAGTCCAATGGCTACTTCAATAATTGATAATTGACAATGGATAATTGATAATTACCTCTTCATTAATGAAGAGGATTGAAACCAAGGAAAATTTTTGTTTATTTTTCTTTTTGAAAAAAGAGGTTTTAAACCAAATTAATTAATTATCAATTATCAATTATCAATTATCAATTTATAACAAAGCCTTTCACGGTTAAAAATTTATTGATTCCCATTCAAGAACAACTCAGTAAAAATAATGTTTTTATCGATGTTGCTTCCAGGGGTGTAAGTTTGTGATGAACCCTTGAGGTCTAAAAATGGGTAGCAATACATCCCTAAATAAAACCCTATTTTTTAGTCCTTTTCATTATCAAGAAAGCAAGGCTTTTAATTTTACCTTTCTTCTCTCACTTGACTGAGAAGCAAGGTATTTTTTATTAAAAAATATAAGAGTTATGAAAAAAAGGATTTTATTAGGATTTCCTCTTTCATTAAAAATACCAAACTAAATTAAAGCCGGTTAACGATCAATCCGATAACGAATTAATTGTTTAACTGCTGTTTGAGATAAGCCTAAAACTTGCGCGATCGCTGTCTCAATTTCCTCAAATTCAGTGAAGGGAAATTCAAATTCCATTTGTTTAAGTACCGAATCAGCCGTATAAACATCAACTTCAGTTAACTTTTCTGAGGGATTAATAATGGCTTCTATAGACATGACAGCCAGAGAAGTAGAAAAATGAATTTGATGTTGAGACTCAGCGTTTAATTGGATATTTGTCTTATAAGTATAACTCAATACCTGATCCGTTAGCCAACCTGTACCGACAAAAAAAATTAACCCGATCAAAGGTAAAGGTAGCCAGAACTCTAATCCTAACTTAATCAGAAATTGAAGCAAACGAGGCTTAGTCATCAATAAATTTAACTTGATTACCCCATTATAAACCATTGGGGTAGTGAACCGTTAAATGTCTTCGAGATCCCTTGTCATACTAAATCTGATTGCCAAAGTTTCTTGATCTTTTTCATGAACCTCTGTAGAGAGGTTGCATGCAACGTCTCTACAAAAGAAACTTATGTGAACCGGATTTAGTATCACTCCGTGACCTCAAAAACTTAAGCAAAGGACAATTAAAGATTAACTCAAATTTAATGCTTTATTTTTAATCTGAGATAAGCATTGTTGCTGAAAGCAGCCGTTAGTGGTTTCACAACGGTAACAATTGAGTTTTCTTAAATTTGTCCCTTAACCATATCCTTGTCAGGAAAAATTATGTTACGTTTTTTAGGAATACTTTTGTTAGGAACAACCCCCTTAACCCTAATGCCAATAGAACCAACTCTAGCGGGAACATTAACCGGTGAACCTCCTATCGTAATTGGACATCGGGGCGCGAGTGGATATCGTCCAGAACATACTTTAGCGGCTTATGAATTAGCGATTATAATGGGCGCTAATTATATTGAACCGGATTTAGTCTCTACTAAAGATGGTATCTTAATTGCCCGTCATGAAAATGAAATTTCTGGAACAACAGATGTCGCCTCTCGTCCTGAATTTGCCGATCGTTATACCACTAAAATTATTGACGGAGTAGAAGTTAGTGGTTGGTTTACTGAAGATTTTACCCTAGAAGAATTAAAAACATTACGGGCGATCGAAAGAATTCCGGCTATTCGTCCAGATAACGTACAATATAACGGACTATTTCAAGTTCCTACCCTGCAAGAAGTCATTGATTTAGCCAAACAAAAAAGCGCAGAACTTGGGCGAATTATTGGGATTTATCCAGAAACCAAACACCCCAGTTATTTTGATTCTATTGGGTTATCTTTAGAAGAACCTTTAGTTGCAATTTTGACAGCTAATGGATATGTTGATGAAACTGCCCCCGTTTACATTCAATCGTTTGAAGTGGGTAATCTACAAGATTTAAATCTATTAACAGATGTTTCCTTAGTGCAACTTCTCAGTAGTAGTGGACAACCTTATGATTTTACTTTAAGTGGAGATCCTCGGACATATCTAGATTTAGCCACTCCTGACGGGTTAAGTTTTATTGCTACCTATGCAGATGGAATTGGGGCGAATAAAAACTTAATTATTCCTAGAGATGCCCAAGGAAATTTATTATCTCCTACCAGTTTAGTTGATGATGCTCATGATCTCGGTTTAATCGTTCATGCTTGGACATTCCGGAATGAAGATGTTTTCTTACCGACGAATTTACAAGGACAACCCAAACAAGAATATAAAATATTCTATAGCACAGGTCTTGATGGGGTATTTAGCGATCATCCTGATACCGCCGTTTCTGCAATTCCTGAACCTTTAACAATTTTGGGGACAGCTACCGCCCTCGGTTTTGGTGCAGCATTTAAACGTAAATTAAAAGAAAAACAATAAAACAAGTAGGATGCGTCTTTAGAACGCATCCCCTAACTCAATTTAAGCGTAATACCATTTCTTAAAAATAAAACTAAGTAGGTGGTCATAATTAAGCATAAAATAGATTTTGTTCGTAGTAGTTGCTCTAGCCCTCCCCTGCCAAGGGTTAGCACAACTTTTAATTATTTTTCTATTGTTCGTTTATTTATGACCACCTACTTATAGTGGGTTGGCGACCGACCTACCCCCATCTTTGATGCGTCGGGGACGCATCCTACAATTGGCTGGATTTATTGTGTAGTTAAAATTTAGAGAATTGGGATTACTCCATCAACTTTAACCAAGGACTCACATCAACCGCTAATTTTTCCCCTAATTTAAGTACAGGACAAATTTGGGAAATAGTCCAAGGACAAGCACTGGGTTCAATGGCATAATTAGAATCAACACAATGGGGAAGAATTTGCTGATAGAGAACCGTATAATACAGTTCTTGTGCTTTATCTAAAGATAACCCTAGATGTAATTGTTCCCCAACCTCAATCATCTTTTCTATCAGTTGAATATCCTCTTCTAAGGTATCCGGGTTTTCATTTTGTAATAATTGCCACAGACGAGACAAAATTAACCGTTCTAATGTTTTCTTAGCATCGGGTATGTTTAACTTACACCGGAGATGATTCGCTTCTGCTGCGATCGCTTCTAAGTCAGCTAAATGAGTCATCATCCCTAAATGATCATCTATTGACGGTTCTAGAGTGGCGACTACTTTCAAACAGCGATGAGATAAAGCAATTTCTGCTGCCACTTGCAACTCTTGGGGAACGGGTAATTCATCCCGATGAAAGGCCGCCAAAATGCCATAATTATCTCGATAAACCTGAGTATATAATTGATCTAAGCGTTGCTTAGTTCGATCAGTGACTTGCTGCATAATCCGGTGACGTTCTTCAGCAAAGAGATGTTGTAAGCTAAAAGATTGATCGCCAAATAACCGACTCATCTCTAAAACGGTTTGTACGACACTCGCTTGAGAGAGAGTATCTAATAACGTATCTTTCAGCTTAGTATAGGCGCTGCGTCCTGCATAATTTTGAATACAACAATGGAAGTCCCAACCCCCCAAATGCAACACCCCAAACACTAAATGACGACTTTCCCAAGTAATTCGAGAAACCAGATGCACTTGTCCGACTGCTAAGGTTAACGCCCCTAATTGTTGTTTCTGATAATCTAATTGTTGGGCATCATAACAATAAACCCGTTGTTTTTGGGCATAAGTCGTAAATAAAGAATTAATCGCATAATGGGCGGCCACTTGCTCAAAGGCGATTTGAGCGGGTATAACTAATTTACGGTAGACTTCCGCCCCATCGCGCAATTCTAAAACGTTACTCGGTGCTAAGATAAGACGGTCTATAAACTCTTTCTCTAAGTGTACCCCGGTTACTTCTGCCGCTAATTCCATCGCCCGGCCAGCATACCGTAAAATTTGCGTTCCTTCTGGGCGAGAAATTTCTTCAAAAAACCACCCACAACTGGTAAACATAAACAGGGTATGGCGTTGCATTTCTAATAAACGCAAAGCATCTACCTGTTCACTTTCTGATAGGGGATGACTTTGATGACGGGTCAAAAATTGAGTGACTTTTTCCGGCGATCGATCTAAAATAACCTCAATATATTCATCTCTGGCTAACCAAGGATCATTAAAATAGGTTTTAGCGGTTTCTTCATAAATTTCCACTAATTGATCCCGTAACCAGTTTAAAGTATCCCGTAGAGGTCTGCGCCATTTCTGATGCCATTCCCCGCCGCCGCCACATCCGCAGTCATCTTGCCATCTGTCCACCCCATGAACACAACTCCACGCGGTAACGGGTTTAAGTTCGACTTCCCATTTTGGGGGACAAATACTGAGATAATGGGCATAATTAGTGACAGTCCAACCCCGTTGAGGAAAGGCTATTCTACAACTATAGGCAATACATTTTTCTGTTCCGTGTTTGTGATGACCAAAGGTTTCTCCATCCGTCGCCACACTAATTAACTGAGAAGGACGGTGATCCCCTTTAACCGCTTGTCCTAATCGTCCCACAAAAAAGTCAGCACTGGCCAAGAGATCATTAAATCCCATATCTCTAGAGATTGGCCCATCATAGAAAAAGATATCAAGATAACGCCCATCTTCGATAAAACAGCGATAGGGACGAGTGGGATCAATTTGTCCCCCTCCAACTTCTAACCATTCCGGTTCGGGATCATTTTCAGTCGGGAAAGGACGACAGCGTTCTGCTTGAGAAGGGGCTAAAATAATAAACTTAATTTCCTCATTAATTAACGCTTCTAGGGTAGGATAGTCAACCGCCGTCTCTGCTAACCACATTCCTTCGGGTTGTCTGCCAAAACGATGATAAAAATCTTGTTTTCCCCAACGGATCTGAGTATATTTATCTTTTTCGTTAGCTAGTGGGAGAATAATATGATTATAAACTTGGGCGATCGCGTTTCCATGACCGTTAAGACGTTGGGCACTTTTTTTATCCGCCTCTATAATGCGTTGATAGACTTCGATATCATAGGTTTGCAACCAAGACATTAAAGTCGGGCCAATATTAAAACTGAGATATTCATAATTATTAGTGATCCCCACTACTTCCCCGTCATCATTAAGTATCCTTGCGAAAGCGTTAGGACGATAACATTCATGATGTATTCTTTGATTCCAGTCATGAAAGGGGTAAGCACTCGGTTGTCTTTCGATCGTATCTAAATAAGGGTTTTCTCTTGGGGGTTGATAAAAATGTCCATGAACCGTTACATAAACTCCCATCGCTGTTTTTAGGGGATCTAATCCTTTTTGCGGTTGAGTCAAGCTTTCTGCGGTCTTAGGTTCGGCAGTAAATGTCATATCTTGTACCTAATTAAGTCTGTCTTTAAAATTACAAGTTTTATGGAGCGGATGATTGGAAAGGCTTACAACAATTTTAATTCATTCGATATGCTTTATTACTATACCGTTTTTCTATCTTATCAGGGTATAGGTTTTGGGATATTTTAAGTATATTTTAATATCTCTGTTGATTCTAAAATGAAAATGTAAAAAGTTCCTTGACTTAAAATTAATAAGACAATCTAAAAAATTTTTTTGACCTGTTTTAAAAAATTTAATTAATTCTTTTTAATTTTCTGTTCCTTGTTCCCAACTTCCGACAAAATAACTAGACCATTGAGGTTCTTGAGAAACCGGGTTAAGATCTCGTCTGAGTAAGCGCCAAGTCTTTCCTTCTGTCTGTCGTTGAAGATAAATATCAAAACGGTTATTCTTTTGGGTAACTTGTTGACGAGGCAAAGTTAACTTAAGGGTGTAAGATCCTTGAAGATGATAAGCGGGTAATTCGGCCACATAGACGGGTTCAAGAGTTTTGACTTTAATTTGACTAATTGCCAATTCAGGATGAACCGCGTTGAGTTGTTGACTTAGACGTTGCTCAGTTTGATTGAGTTGCAGTAAGATAGCTTTTTGAATTGTCTCCCCATCCGGAGCAAATTCTGTGGGAGGTTTAGGACTACTACAGGCATTTAAAGCGAAAATAATGAGCATCATGACCAAGATTTTCCTGATTTTTAGATTTAAACCCGCAACTGCTAAACTATTGAGTCGTTTTAGAGAGGAAGGGATCAATTTTGCTATTCTTACCATAGAGTTTTTTTGTCTGATAAAGTTAAGGATAGAGAGTCAGCAGATCCACACATGGCGATAAAAGGGGGAAAAATGCCAGAAGAAGCAAAACAACCTAAGATTAATGAAAATGAACTTTCCCAAGAGGAAATGATCCAACTGCTACAAAAGACCATCGGGCAGTTAGAGGGTCTAGTCAATAAACTTAACACAGAATCGATCGAGAATTTACCCCCTCGCACCGTCGTAGAAACCTTAACCACGAATACGGACGTATTAACTGAGTTATTAGGAGAAAGGAAAGTTTCTACATCCTCTGAACCCCTGTCAACGGAAACCGTAACCCCTCCAGAAACAACCGATACTGACGACATTTTCCCAGACAACTTATTTGATGAAGAAAATATCATCGATCTAGAAGAACCTACCGAACCCGTAGAAGTAGATCCCGCTACCCTAAAATCTATTGAGTCAGAAACTTGGTGGAGGGGACTATTAGATAAGATACGGTCTAATTGGGCTATCATTGGACTTGTCTCTACAGTCTTAGTCGCTGTGGTGGTGGGTTCGCTGGTGTTCGTTTCTCGTCCTTCTCCAGAAATTGCTCAAACTCCACCGACTACAGAAATTTTACCCCCTCCCCAAACCCCTGTTATTGTTCCTTCTCCCTCTCCCCAAACTCCAGAAGCGATCGAAACCCCCGAAACCCCAGAAGCGATCGAAACTCCCTTAGAAATAGAAGCACCCGGCAACCCCGAACCCGTAGAATTTGCCCCTCCACCGCAACCCGAATTAACCCCAGAACAAAGTTTAATTGCTTCAATACAAGAAGAAGTGAGTGAACTAACCCGTCAATATCCTGAAGGGTTAATTGCGACGATCGAGGCGAATTTTTTAGGGAGTCGTTTAATTGTCACAATGGGCAATCAGTGGTATTCTTTGGATACATCGGCGCAAAATCAAGTCGCTAATGGGATTTTTGAACGGTCTAGACGGTTAGATTTCCGAAAATTGGAACTGATCGACCAACAAGGAAATCAACTTGCCCGTAGTCCAGTCGTGGGACAGGATATGATTATTTTTGAGGGAGAAAAACCCTTAAACTCAACCCCTTAATTAAAAATTTCTAAATGGAGGACATAATGTCCTAAACGTACTTGATTAGACCATAACTCATACTCTACCCGTAAATACTCCGGTAAATTTAATCCTTTTAACTGAAGAGAACGGGTAAAATTTCTCAAGCGAAAAGCGTCGGTTTCTTTGGGATCATCTCCATTCAACCAATAGCGACTGACTCCATAAATTCCCTGTTCCCAATAATGACGATAAGCAAATTTACCCTTTCCCTGCATCGTCATGATCACTCGATAAGGAGAAATTTCTAACCAGAGTAATTGATGTTCTTCTCGATCAATCACAGGAGAATGAAACTCTGTCACCGATCGAGGGATAGATCCTTCATTGAGGAGGACATGAAACCAGTTAGAATCTTTTTTATAAAGCGTGGCGGAAGTTTCGACACTGGAAAGAATGGGTAAGTCCACAGACATCAAAGACAAACTAACAGGACGACGATGATGGGTTAACATAAAGAACGTACTTAGGTGGGGATATTTCTACTCTAGCTTTAGATGGTGTCAAGCACAATGTCCTCATCAAAACTTTAAAGCTTAGGCTGCTTTTAGGAGTCAAAAAAAAAATTTTGGGAAAGGGCTTGCCAAAATATTTAGATTATGACTATAATAAGTAACTGTGGCTAACGATCCTCAGTAGCTCAGTGGTAGAGCGGTCGGCTGTTAACCGATTGGTCGTAGGTTCGAATCCTACCTGGGGAGTTTTAAAATCTAAAATAACCTATTATTCGTCATCTGTGATATCTCATCTGAGAAATTAAGTTAAGGTTTTAATGAGTACCTTTATACTTTAATAAGTTTGGGGATGAATTATGAAATGTTGCGAATAGTTTACGGGATGATGCGGTTCATTCTGTAGGGGGAGGTTGCTTAAAATTATTAGTATTTAATGAAGACAATGAAATAAAAGGGATTCCTAAATCGGCTCTTGTTTTAGGGTTTCATCCTCCCAAAATTAGAGAGCATTCGGATTTTGCATTGGGTTAATTAGGAGGTTATTTTTATGGAAAGTATTCACTTAAAATCAAAGGTTGATGCTGAGGGAAAGTTAACGATACAATTACCTCAAGAGTTGGCAAATCAAGAGCTAGATTTAGTGATTGTTTATCAATTACTTGACCCTAAAAATTTTGACGAACTCCATACAATTGTTGAGCAGTTTTATGGGTGTCTAGCGGATGCTCCTATTTTAGTAGATGAGGATATTAAAGAGGATGTAGCATGACTTATTTGCTAGATACTAATGTTTGGGCTAGTTATCTGAATGGTAGATCTTTAAAGATTAGGAGAAAATTTAGAGAAATAGATTTAACTCAAGTCTTTACTTGTTCAGTTGTTAAGTCTGAGTTGGCTTATGGTGTTTTTAAAAGTCGTAATCCAGATCAGAATTATCGAAAACAATCTATTTTTATGAGTTTATTTATTTCTCTTTCTTTTGATGATAATGCGGCTTTGGTTTTTGGTAGGTTAAAAGCTCAATTAGAATCTTTAGGAACACCCATCGGTATTGCTGATTTACAAATTGCTTCTATTGCTTTAGCTAATCATTTAATTCTCGTTACTCATAATGTTCGGGAGTTTAAACGAGTTAATGATTTAATGCTTGAAGATTGGGAAGTTGAAGAGGGATAAATTATGATTCAATCTCTTGATGATTTATCGCTTTAGGTTACACGATCGTTAATCAAAAGGCAACAGGCAACAGGCACTATTAGAAATGCTTTAACCTTTGCTTCGACTGCTATAACAGTTAACTGTTCACTGTTAACTGTTAACTAAAAAGGTGGGCAGTGCCCACCCTACAGTTAGTGTTACTGGGTAAGTCCTAATCTTAATCAATTAACCTGGTTAACTTTGAGGAGAAATAGAGAGCATCGGTGCATTGAAATATTGATAATTCCACTCCGACTGTTGCCAAACTTTCCCATCTAAAGCCATTTGTTCAATAATACTCGCTAATCTTAACGCTTTAAGCGCTTGTTCCCCGCCGACAGAGGGAGGTTCACCCCCGCGAACACAGTTGACAAAATGCTCTAATTCTGCGTGTAAAGGTTCAATATTGCTAGTATGAACTTTTTCAATTAATCCATCTTGACGATAGAGAACTTGACCATAATCAGTAGTATAATTAGCCGTTGTTTGACGATGAATTAAAATCTCATTATTGAGAAAATCCGCTTCGGTGAGAGAATTTTTACAATGAGCAGCGAGACGGCGAATTTTACGATGGGTGACTTTACTGGCGGTTAAAGTGGCAACAATTCCATTGGCAAAATTGAGGGTCGCGGTGACATAATCGAGATACCCCGAATCAGAGGAACGACTTCCACTAGCGGTTAATTGAACCACCGGAGCCGCCGCTAACTCTAATAATAAATCAATATCATGAATCATTAAATCTAACACGACGGATACATCATTAGCTCGTTGGGAATAAGGACTCATCCGATGAGCTTCTAAGGCTAAAATTTCTTCGGTTTTGAGGACTTTTCCTAATTCTTGGAAAGCCGGGTTAAATCGTTCAATATGGCCGACTTGTAAAATCGTGTTATGTTCGGCGGCGGCATTGACTAAAGATTCTGCTTCAGCAATATTAGCAGCAATGGGTTTTTCAATTAAGGTATGAACACCGGCTTGTAAACAGTCCATTCCCACTCTATGATGTAAACGAGTCGGAACAGCAATACAAACTGCATCCACAAAAGGCAGCAGATCGAGATAATTTTCAAAAA belongs to Gloeothece citriformis PCC 7424 and includes:
- a CDS encoding PEP-CTERM sorting domain-containing protein: MLRFLGILLLGTTPLTLMPIEPTLAGTLTGEPPIVIGHRGASGYRPEHTLAAYELAIIMGANYIEPDLVSTKDGILIARHENEISGTTDVASRPEFADRYTTKIIDGVEVSGWFTEDFTLEELKTLRAIERIPAIRPDNVQYNGLFQVPTLQEVIDLAKQKSAELGRIIGIYPETKHPSYFDSIGLSLEEPLVAILTANGYVDETAPVYIQSFEVGNLQDLNLLTDVSLVQLLSSSGQPYDFTLSGDPRTYLDLATPDGLSFIATYADGIGANKNLIIPRDAQGNLLSPTSLVDDAHDLGLIVHAWTFRNEDVFLPTNLQGQPKQEYKIFYSTGLDGVFSDHPDTAVSAIPEPLTILGTATALGFGAAFKRKLKEKQ
- a CDS encoding sensor histidine kinase; its protein translation is MMFHRSRRNLARWFTLSMGSILCIFAWILYLLEARDQLHTFDEELYNTSRLMASGVEDGLYEQQQRISLEDVPILGTEALPFESNIVYARWYTPEKELLQFFGKTPSLQLQDKLGFETIKSNSTLLLRQLTLPVFQQKQLIGYLQIAASLTPVEESLWSLRVFLILGVPIVLGVIALTGWILGAIAMQPIRQAYEQLQRFTADASHELRNPLAAIRNNAQFGLLEPIDPHQQQTSLENIDQIAQSMGILVSNLLFLARNEGKLDPKALSLVDLESWLQPIIEEYTHQAEAKGLSLTYQLPQTRVMLKINPDLMRQAIANLLSNACRYTPSGGTVSLNVDVQTGWVILEVRDSGIGIPEPELSRIFERFYRVDPVRSRQTGGFGLGLAIAQQIVQAHGGEITATSRLEQGSTFQIKLPLS
- a CDS encoding DUF3536 domain-containing protein, producing the protein MTFTAEPKTAESLTQPQKGLDPLKTAMGVYVTVHGHFYQPPRENPYLDTIERQPSAYPFHDWNQRIHHECYRPNAFARILNDDGEVVGITNNYEYLSFNIGPTLMSWLQTYDIEVYQRIIEADKKSAQRLNGHGNAIAQVYNHIILPLANEKDKYTQIRWGKQDFYHRFGRQPEGMWLAETAVDYPTLEALINEEIKFIILAPSQAERCRPFPTENDPEPEWLEVGGGQIDPTRPYRCFIEDGRYLDIFFYDGPISRDMGFNDLLASADFFVGRLGQAVKGDHRPSQLISVATDGETFGHHKHGTEKCIAYSCRIAFPQRGWTVTNYAHYLSICPPKWEVELKPVTAWSCVHGVDRWQDDCGCGGGGEWHQKWRRPLRDTLNWLRDQLVEIYEETAKTYFNDPWLARDEYIEVILDRSPEKVTQFLTRHQSHPLSESEQVDALRLLEMQRHTLFMFTSCGWFFEEISRPEGTQILRYAGRAMELAAEVTGVHLEKEFIDRLILAPSNVLELRDGAEVYRKLVIPAQIAFEQVAAHYAINSLFTTYAQKQRVYCYDAQQLDYQKQQLGALTLAVGQVHLVSRITWESRHLVFGVLHLGGWDFHCCIQNYAGRSAYTKLKDTLLDTLSQASVVQTVLEMSRLFGDQSFSLQHLFAEERHRIMQQVTDRTKQRLDQLYTQVYRDNYGILAAFHRDELPVPQELQVAAEIALSHRCLKVVATLEPSIDDHLGMMTHLADLEAIAAEANHLRCKLNIPDAKKTLERLILSRLWQLLQNENPDTLEEDIQLIEKMIEVGEQLHLGLSLDKAQELYYTVLYQQILPHCVDSNYAIEPSACPWTISQICPVLKLGEKLAVDVSPWLKLME
- a CDS encoding type II toxin-antitoxin system VapC family toxin gives rise to the protein MTYLLDTNVWASYLNGRSLKIRRKFREIDLTQVFTCSVVKSELAYGVFKSRNPDQNYRKQSIFMSLFISLSFDDNAALVFGRLKAQLESLGTPIGIADLQIASIALANHLILVTHNVREFKRVNDLMLEDWEVEEG
- a CDS encoding Gfo/Idh/MocA family protein, producing MLNNQSNLQGPRNQPQPIRIGVIGVGNMGQHHARVLSLLKDVELVGISDVNVERGLDTASKHRVRFFENYLDLLPFVDAVCIAVPTRLHHRVGMDCLQAGVHTLIEKPIAANIAEAESLVNAAAEHNTILQVGHIERFNPAFQELGKVLKTEEILALEAHRMSPYSQRANDVSVVLDLMIHDIDLLLELAAAPVVQLTASGSRSSDSGYLDYVTATLNFANGIVATLTASKVTHRKIRRLAAHCKNSLTEADFLNNEILIHRQTTANYTTDYGQVLYRQDGLIEKVHTSNIEPLHAELEHFVNCVRGGEPPSVGGEQALKALRLASIIEQMALDGKVWQQSEWNYQYFNAPMLSISPQS